The Hevea brasiliensis isolate MT/VB/25A 57/8 chromosome 1, ASM3005281v1, whole genome shotgun sequence genome has a window encoding:
- the LOC131178767 gene encoding stress-response A/B barrel domain-containing protein At5g22580-like translates to MGGFKHLVIVRFKEGTVVEEIMKGLEKLVSEIDLVKSFSWGQDLESPEMLAQGFTHAISMTFDKKQDYTAFQTHPNHVEFSATFSAAIEKIVVLCFSSVQVKPAVA, encoded by the exons ATGGGAGGGTTCAAGCACTTGGTGATTGTTAGGTTTAAGGAAGGTACTGTGGTGGAGGAGATTATGAAAGGGTTGGAGAAGCTGGTTTCTGAGATTGATCTTGTCAAGTCTTTTTCATG GGGACAAGATTTGGAAAGCCCAGAGATGCTTGCACAAGGCTTTACTCATGCCATTTCAATGACTTTTGACAAAAAGCAAGATTACACTGCATTTCAAACCCATCCTAATCATGTTGAATTTTCTGCTACATTTTCTGCTGCTATTGAGAAAATTGTGGTGCTTTGTTTCTCATCTGTTCAGGTTAAACCAGCTGTTGCATGA
- the LOC110650935 gene encoding stress-response A/B barrel domain-containing protein At5g22580: protein MGGFKHLVIVRFKEGTVVEEIMKGLEKLVSEIDLVKSFSWGQDLESPEMLAQGFTHAISMTFDKKQDYTAFQTHPNHVEFSATFSAAIEKIVVLCFSSVQVKPAVA, encoded by the exons ATGGGAGGGTTCAAGCACTTGGTGATTGTTAGGTTTAAGGAAGGTACTGTGGTAGAGGAGATTATGAAAGGGTTGGAGAAGCTGGTTTCTGAGATTGATCTTGTCAAGTCTTTTTCATG GGGACAAGATTTGGAAAGCCCAGAGATGCTTGCACAAGGCTTTACTCATGCCATTTCAATGACTTTTGACAAAAAGCAAGATTACACTGCATTTCAAACCCATCCTAATCATGTTGAATTTTCTGCTACATTTTCTGCTGCTATTGAGAAAATTGTGGTGCTTTGTTTCTCATCTGTTCAGGTTAAACCAGCTGTTGCATGA